In Musa acuminata AAA Group cultivar baxijiao chromosome BXJ2-10, Cavendish_Baxijiao_AAA, whole genome shotgun sequence, a genomic segment contains:
- the LOC135625410 gene encoding nuclear intron maturase 1, mitochondrial-like, producing the protein MPCPTPISLFFLLRHHRTSSLLLLLSPRSTSTLAHNRHPCPPSSSDDVDLLRKQEEQRQALQNPYDLMKEDPIQVCSDLWVRCFGRPADAPPLPNLTGFLKKFDLWVLAYQRACAHHTGSFPPRGAIHLPHLRSLLALQVSVLASPRRPHPWGASTHLLLRSPVDPPSTRPISRRKFQALLDAAPPPFQDRVLQELLLLLLEPAFEPRFSPKSHAFRPGRSPHTVLRTLRSHFAGYLWFLKADLSSVADGLGTDVILRCVERGVSDRKVLSLIKSALRTPVKAGSLPRDQEVDRLTKKRMKRKMLRKRRKKKVLNENEPKPDPYWLRTFFGFAPREATWVPNYGHCGILSPLLANICLSELDYWMEERIAKYFRASKLDSIWKESINDGSHNPAWPEFVPSSGNEKTRKMDYIRYGSHILIGIRGPREDAVELRKALIEFCEITYGLRLENSETEIEHITRGIEFLDHVICRRVIHPTLRYTATGGNIISQKGVGTLLSITASMQQCIRKFRRLELVKGDKDPEPLPCTPMLYSGQAHTNSQMNKFLETMADWYKYADNRKKVVGFCGYVIRSSLAKLYAARYRLKSRAKVYKIASRDLSHPLRESSRNDAPEFSDLLRMGLVDAIDGIQFSHMSLIPSCDYIPFPRNWVPDHELVLREYIKLQDPKFFCELHKSIKQQELSSPQDDISKVVWDYKVFGVWSKSQRTTKEQGKLEEGANACRVSCAG; encoded by the coding sequence ATGCCCTGTCCAACCCCCatatccctcttcttcctcctccggcaCCACCGCAcgtcctccctcctcctcttgcTCTCTCCCCGCTCCACTTCCACCCTCGCCCACAACCGTCATCCgtgtcctccctcctcctccgacGACGTCGATCTCCTCCGAAAACAGGAAGAGCAGCGGCAAGCTCTCCAGAACCCGTATGATCTGATGAAGGAAGATCCCATTCAGGTGTGCTCCGACCTATGGGTGCGCTGCTTTGGCCGTCCCGCCGACGCCCCGCCGCTTCCTAACCTCACCGGATTCCTCAAAAAGTTCGACCTCTGGGTCCTCGCCTACCAGCGCGCCTGCGCCCACCACACCGGCTCCTTCCCCCCTCGGGGTGCCATCCACCTCCCCCACCTCCGCTCCCTCCTCGCTCTCCAGGTCTCCGTCCTCGCCTCCCCCCGCCGCCCCCACCCCTGGGGCGCCTCCacccacctcctcctccgctcCCCCGTCGACCCACCTTCCACCCGCCCGATCTCCCGCCGCAAGTTTCAGGCCCTCCTCGACGCCGCCCCGCCCCCCTTCCAGGACCGCGTACTCCAGGAGCTCTTGCTCCTTCTCCTCGAGCCTGCGTTTGAGCCCCGCTTCTCCCCCAAGTCCCACGCCTTCCGCCCCGGCCGCAGCCCCCACACTGTCCTCCGCACATTACGCTCCCACTTCGCCGGCTACCTATGGTTCCTCAAAGCCGACCTTTCCAGCGTTGCGGACGGCCTCGGAACTGATGTCATCCTGCGCTGCGTCGAGAGGGGCGTGTCGGACCGCAAAGTCCTCAGCTTGATTAAATCTGCGCTGAGGACGCCCGTCAAGGCAGGGTCTCTGCCACGGGATCAGGAAGTGGACCGGTTGACCAAGAAGCGGATGAAGCGGAAGATGCtgaggaagagaaggaagaagaaggttcTGAACGAGAATGAACCTAAACCGGACCCTTACTGGTTGCGCACGTTCTTCGGTTTCGCTCCACGGGAAGCCACCTGGGTTCCAAATTACGGCCACTGCGGGATCCTGAGCCCTCTGCTTGCTAATATCTGTCTTAGTGAACTGGACTACTGGATGGAAGAGAGGATCGCTAAATATTTCCGTGCATCCAAGCTCGACTCCATTTGGAAGGAGTCTATCAACGATGGTTCTCATAACCCCGCCTGGCCTGAATTTGTTCCGTCGAGTGGGAATGAGAAGACCAGGAAGATGGACTATATTCGTTATGGGTCTCACATATTGATTGGAATTCGAGGACCGAGAGAGGATGCAGTGGAATTGAGGAAGGCTCTGATTGAATTCTGCGAGATCACTTATGGGTTGAGGTTAGAGAATTCAGAGACAGAGATTGAGCACATTACTAGGGGGATTGAGTTCTTGGATCATGTGATTTGTCGGAGGGTGATACACCCTACGTTGCGGTATACGGCCACAGGTGGAAATATCATAAGCCAGAAAGGTGTTGGCACACTGCTCTCCATCACTGCAAGCATGCAACAGTGCATCAGAAAGTTTAGACGACTTGAGCTTGTCAAGGGGGATAAGGATCCTGAGCCATTGCCCTGCACGCCAATGCTGTATTCTGGTCAGGCACACACCAACTCTCAGATGAACAAGTTCCTTGAGACAATGGCGGATTGGTACAAATATGCAGACAACCGAAAGAAGGTTGTTGGGTTTTGTGGTTATGTCATTAGGAGTTCCTTGGCTAAACTGTATGCTGCAAGGTATAGACTGAAGTCTCGTGCCAAGGTTTACAAGATTGCTTCACGTGATCTAAGCCATCCACTGAGAGAGAGCTCAAGGAATGATGCACCAGAGTTTTCTGATCTTCTGAGGATGGGCCTTGTTGATGCCATTGATGGTATTCAGTTCTCTCATATGTCACTGATACCATCATGCGATTACATACCATTCCCAAGGAACTGGGTACCTGATCATGAGCTGGTATTGCGTGAATATATTAAGTTGCAAGATCCAAAGTTCTTTTGTGAATTGCACAAGTCAATAAAGCAGCAAGAATTAAGTTCACCACAAGATGATATTTCTAAGGTTGTTTGGGATTACAAGGTTTTTGGAGTTTGGAGCAAATCACAAAGAACCACGAAAGAACAAGGGAAGTTGGAGGAGGGTGCCAATGCTTGTAGAGTTTCTTGTGCAGGATGA